gttttatctacgtgggtttgattacaataactaataaagtattctctaaataaaaaaaattcttataaataaaaaaaaaaacaaaaacaaaaacaaacaaaaaaaaaaactgcagtgACAAACATCCGGGGAACTATGTGTTGAAAGTGTCTGAGTCATCACCATCCCTTGTACACCAATCACAGTAGAGTCTGTCTATACCCATATATCAATCATGGAGCCTGCCACACAGGTGATGCTAATAGATGTTTGCTCAAGTAAATGTTTTGAGGTCTATCCTTGAGTGATGCATTTTATTGCCCTACATTAGCTATAGGTAATAAGGTATTTATTATGACATGCTGTACACATCTATAATGCATCCTGATTCTATTCACCCTCTATCACCCTCTCCCAGACCCCTCCCCCGCACacatcccttcctcttcccacctGCAATAATTTATTTGTTGCCTGATCGAGATTATATATGAGTTTGGCCACAATGTTCACGGCAATATTGAAAAGCTTCTCACACCCCAGCATCTCTCTCCTTAGACATCCTCATCACTTTGAATTCTTACCCACAGCACTTCAAGACGCTCTCAAAAAATCCAGCAGGGGACCCCGGTTAGCTAATGGTCTAAAGTCTCTTAACTCTAACATTAtcaaatagtgataaaaataaatgtgatcaaGAATAACATTCTAAGACAGAGGAATTCAAATCACAGACCACAGTGTTACCCGAATCTTCACGTTTCACCCCCTCCCTCTGAATCAACAGTGGATCAGCTGTGACCAGGGGTAGGGCTTTCAGACAAACACTTAAGGAGCATCAGGAAGGCCTGGGGTGCCTCTGCAGGTAACAGTGTTGCCTTGCCAGTCTaagacctgagcttgatccccagaaccgGCATAAACCAGGCAGGAAGGCACATGTTACAATTCCAGAGCTAGGGAGTTGGCGATGATCAGGCCACAAAGGCTAACGGCAGCCAGCCTGCCTGACTTGGCAAGTTCTAGGCAGGTAAGACACCATACCTCTAAAAAACGTGGATTGTGTCTGTGGAACAACATttgaagttgttctctgatcttgaaacacatacatgtgcatatgcacccctacacacccctacacacgcgcgcgcacacacacacacacacacacacacacacacacacacacacacacacacttaaaagaaGCATCCAGGCAATGAGATGTTACACAGTGGTGAGAAGGTGGTTAGAGAGCCCTAAGCCCTCAGTCAGCCTATCGCACTGAGAATGCACCAAGGACAGCATCAGACTTTGCAAAATCTTCCATGAGCACAGCATTCGCATAAACGGAATTTGACAACCCTTTCAAAATGTAGAGAAGATCCTTACTTGCTGAATAATTTACTAAGCTCCCTTTCTAGGGCTGATCCGGTTGGATTGGAGTTTTACAATTGTGTTCTGTTCTATTTTACTACAGGTTGGCACTAAAGGAGGTCGTGGTGGAATAAGgaactctcttcctctctttcttgtcTTTTGTCCCCTCTCTGTGGAACAGCGTAGCAAAACAATCGCTCTGTTTATTATGAGCACCTGGAGAGATGTTCGTTCTGTGCTTGACAAGAGACACTCTGCGCATTGTTACTTGGGGGATAAGAGTTCTAGTAACGAACTGTAAGTGTTGGGAAAATCTCGGGCAACATGATAATAGTGGGTGCATATATTCCCTTATCTggtttagaaaaatgaaataaatctaagAAGTTGCAGAAGACATCTTTGCACTTAGAGTGCTTTCCTGGCACTCCAACACTGCGGATAACCCAGAAGATGTTGTTATACTAATCTGCTGTTAATATTTAGGGCTGTCCCCAGTCTTCCGGTTGTACAACGATAAAGACACAAAAAAATTATTCATGCTGAGGAAAAATATTAACAATACaaatgttgagattttttttcaaaacaatgaCTGGTCCCCCAAGCAGGTGGATATCTCTCCTTTTCCATTATTGATTACAGTACATTGATTTCCGTGTACCATGAGGCTCTACTTACGAGGCACGCGTAGCATCTTCCAAATTCAGGATAAGTTTGCATTCAAGAAGTTGGAGATATTGTTTAATGGTTTGCTAGTCTAAGAAAACATATACATCTGTTCCAGTTGACAGGACTCCTCCGCCCCTTTCACGGTTCTGCTTACATTGTATGCCTTGTCCCTCCCCTGTGGGCAGTTCACAGGGAAGCCAAAGTGTCTACTGATGATCTCCAGGTAGCTAGACTTGGTCCCAGCTGTCCTGAGAAGCATAAGCCAGAGGCATGGGGCCAATCGCTCTTTTCTTGCTTTGTGCTTTGGCGTCTATTGTCTCCATAcagtcacatttttttaaaaaaaaaaaaaaaaaaagaaaaatgcttttatttttgtactAGTTTCTTTCTCTTACCATATCTCTTCCAGGAACAGTATCTTGAACTAATTCAAGGCTGATATATCAAACCCTAATTATTAAATGCATGACTAAGTAATCCCCGTTTTTTAGGAAGCCTGGGCAAGTCATCTAGTCTGGAAAGAATTAGCATCGCTTTCATACTGACTGTGGGTGTTCTAGTGCCCCCTGGAGGACAGAGCGAGGAAATGCAGGCTGGCTGACTTCACAAGGTATCCTCACAGAGATCTTTCTCCCGAGGGATCAAGTTGCAGTTAACATGCCCTGTCAGTTGCAGTTAACATGGCCTGTCCCGTGAACTTCAGAAACAACAGATTCTTTGGTAAaatgaaaaatacagaaaaacatcaactAAAAGATCCAGGGATGCCCCTATCTGAGTTGTCCATGTTCACCATCTGGTTAGCATTCTGTCTTTCCTATGTATCCATTGACTCACAGTTCGGGGAGCACTTGCCACGGGCTGGCCtcgcgggggcggggggggggtggtggtgcagCATTCAGCAAAGCAGATGAGGTCCCAGTTTCCCCGAAACTTTCCTTTGAGTGGGGGAGGGTGATAGAACGGgaagaataataaagaaagcaattaaacaAAGAGGTCATTCTTATTAGAAGCAGACAGTCTGGAGTGGGCGATCAAACCGGGTAAGTTAACGTGGAGAGGTGGGGCGAACAGTCTGCCAGCAGAAGGCACACAGGAATAGTCCAGGGGAAGGAACAGCCCGAGGGTAAAAGGCCTCGTGTGCAAGTGTCAGAAAGCCATTCTTGATGGTGCTCTGTATCCTGTAATCTCGGCACTCAGAGGCTAAAAGCAGGAGATTTCAAGGGCAGCTTGAGGTATATGGTGGGCTCTGCACCACTGGGAGGGGCTACGTCGGAGGACTTGTttcataaaatgaagaaaaacagggagtgggtggagaagggaatgggaagagggaaggcaattagggtgagggtggggtgttgagatAGAGGGACAGACGAAATAAGAGAAGATAAAATAgagggaatgggaggagaggggaggcgaGGGAAGGGAAGTGGAGGATAACATAGTAAGCACtttgtctaggctccgccccacagttacctggcaacagccaggtgtgcctgactcaatATGAAAAGGGCTGCTTGGCCCTTCTCTTTCTCTAGCCTTCTTGTTCTGCTCTGTCCTCTTGcgctcctccccctctctccccattcccctccccctctcacatATGCCTAGGAGCTACACAgacaagaaaagaacacacaggttAGGAATGATCACCGAGAATCAGACAGGTCTTTTAAAGGGCAGGATGGTTATTAGGGGAACAACCGGAAGGGACAATAGGCAATGAATACAATTAGATTCCCATCTTTAAGAGAACCCCAGACTGCTCCCGTGGAGAGAATAGACTTCAGGGAAACAAAAGTGGAATTCGGAAACTGCAGGATAAACAGCGCTGGTCCAGGAATGGTATCCCTAGGGAAGGCATAGGCTGACCTCGTATGAGAGACTCTGTAATGCTCCTATAGGGGACCATTAGTGGCTTGTGGTTTGAAACAAACCCTTAAAGAGGATTATTTGAATTGCGGACTGAGAGTCTTTTCCAATACTCACAGTGACGGTTTCTTCTGGGATAATGTAATAACCTTTGGGCTGAAGCGTTTACCTTGCCTCTGCTATAAAAGTCCACTTACATAACCACCACTTGCTTTCTGCAGCCTCCGGGCGCACATCTGTCACCGAGTAATCAGGCTTGGGTTAACTCTCAACGGCCCTTCTGTGGGTCTGCCCTGTGGCAGCTCAATGGGCTGGCCCATCCCTGAAAGTAGGGTCCGAGAGAGGATACTACGGGCCCTGCTCCAGCAAATGGATGTGGGTCCCTCGTCCTCGGAGACTCTGCTGGTGAGACATGAGCAGTCCCAATTCTCTTTATGCAGCCACAATGATGGCTGCCCCCATCCGTTCCTGCGGCACCAGGCTTTGTCTAGGGTAATCACAAACATGGCTGCACAGATCCTGGCTGCCCCTTTTCTGCGTGTATCGAGAATGTGCAGTCGTTTTCAGCTATAATGTTTTCCAAAATGCAGACATGTTCTGTTTGGATTGAGAGATTGGGGACAATCTAAGGAGAACACGAGTTTTCTATTTTTCACACACCATTTCGTCTGTAGAAGCCCTTGACACCCCAGCTGAACCAAGCAGCTTAGAAAGCCAGTGATGTAGCCATGGCCACCTCAAATGACAGCCAAGGACCTTAGGGCCTCAGAAGTGAGTCACAGTCACTGCAGGTGTCCCATCCTTACCTCCTGTCTTGAATAACTCCCCAGTGACTCACTGGAtgactggggtggggagggtgggggggttgggggaagtTGGGGGGGAGTGAGGaagtgggggagtgggggagaggggggtgggggttggggggcagctGCTCTTTTCATAGACTTAGGTACTTTCCAAATTCATTGCAGCATTTGTCTGTTTCAGGGTAGCCACTACTGTGACAAAACATGATGACTAAGCACAACCTTTTGAAGGGTTTTTACTTCAGTTTAAGTCACAACTCTCAAGTCACACTCTATCCCCAAGGGAAGTGGGGGGCAGGAACTCTGAGAAAGTGGGGACAGAACCAGAGCCAgctgtggaggagtgctgctcactggcttgctcctcagtcTGCTTCCCTATGCAACTCAGGACAACCTGGCCAGGCGTGGCAGCACCCGCAATGGGGTGGGCCTGCTCACTCCGATTATCAATCAAGAcaatgcaccacaggcttgcccacagatGCATATGacggggcattttctcaactgaggttccctcttgcCAACTTGACAAAACCTTAGCATCCACGTGACACACGTAGTGTACGCCATCTTTTTCATTAAATGCCTACAATGAGTTTTGGTGTGTGGCTGATGGAATGTTCCAGGCCTTGCACCAACCTCATTAGTCCAGTAGCCCTGTGTATTATAATAGTAATATATCGTAATCCAGGGACGTACAGGAGAGTGTGCCATTTTGGTACAgagcttttgtttttgtctttgttctttatGGACAGGATGTTCTTtagcctgggctagccttgaactcattctatagCCAAGGCTGGCATTAAAATCCTAACCTTCTTGTCTCCATCCCCCAAGTTCTGTGATTACTGACGCTTGACACCACATCCGGCTAGAAGAGAGCTCTCCATGAAGCCCCACAAAGATAAACATCAACACTAAGTGAAACAACAAAATGTAAGCTACTTACATAGCATATGTGTCTACTGAGGTATGTGTAGATGCCCTTCCCCCACAACCATTGAGTGTCCGTCGTTCCTCAGGAGGAGCCTCACTGGCTCCAAGCCAAATACAACTATACTATATATTTTGTTTGGTAACTCGTCTTCCTTATTTAAGGTCAGCATAGACGTCATATTATACCCTTGAAAAGAGAGCTAAACACAGACTCTTATCTTTGTGTGGGCCTAAGGATGAATGCTATTTATGTGGTTTCTTTGGTCAGTttcactatttttaatttttttatttcataatttcataGTGAAATAGTGTCATGATTATGATAGGGATAACAAACactctctgattggatttgagggcCACTTCACAGGAGAGAACTTATGCCTGGTTCTATAAACCTGTGCCTGAGTATGTGGCCGGAGAAGTCATAGGCTCTAGATGAGATCCATTACTATTTATTTTGCTAAACAGTCATGCTGTGACAATGCTTTTGAAACCCTGATGTTTGTATCCACAAATTGGTGCTATAAGCAGCTGCCATCAGAGAATCTTCTCAGTGCCATGGGAAGCAGGCAAAGCAGAACTTCATGACCAGCCAAAGTTTGTCAAATACGTGATAGTGACATGCTCAGTCCTAAACGGGCCAGCTGTCACCCACTTCCAGGCTGagagaacatcatggaagaggagAGTCAGAGATTgtcagaggctggaaagatgccCAACCATTAGGGGTGtgtgctgcttttccagaggagtTCATTCTCAGCCCCcatgtcaggtgactcacaattgcctgtaactccagcttcagggagagTTGACATCTCTCATCCTGCAGGTGTCTgcgggagcacacacacacacacacacacacacacacacaaatacacatatacacatgcacacacatatacatacacacatacacacaaaaacacatatgcacacatacacaaatacatacacacatgcacacacacatacatacacatatgcatacacatatacatacacacatacacacaaaaacacatatgcacacatatacacaaatacatacacacatgcacacacacatacatacatacacatatgcacacacatatacatacacacatacacacaaaaacacatatgcacacatatacacaaatacatacacacatgcacacacacatacatacatacacatatgcacacacatatacatacacacatacacacaaaaacacatatgcacacatatacacaaatacatacacacatgcacacacacatacatacatacacatatgcacacacatatacatacacacatacacacaaaaacacatatgcacacatatacacaaatacataaacgcatgcacacacatacatacatacacatatgcacatcacacacacacatatacacaaatacatacacacatgcacacacacatacatacacatatgcacatcacacacacatatatacacatatacacaaatacatacacacatgcacacacccatacatacatacacatatgctatcacacacatatacacacatatgcacacacatacatacacacaaacacacacatgcacacacacatatgtacatatacctatgcacacacacatacatacacacaaaaacacatatacacacacatacaaacacacacacatgcacacacatacatacacacacaaatacacatatacacatgcacacacatatacatacacacatacacacaaaaacacatatgcacacatacacaaatacatacacacatgcacacacacatacatacatacacatatgcatacacatatacatacacacatacacacaaaaacacatatgcacacatatacacaaatacatacacacatgcacacacacatacatacatacacatatgcacacacatatacatacacacatacacacaaaaacacatatgcacacatatacacaaatacatacacacatgcacacacacatacatacatacacatatgcacacacatatacatacacacatacacacaaaaacacatatgcacacatatacacaaatacataaacgcatgcacacacatacatacatacacatatgcacatcacacacacatatacacaaatacatacacacatgcacacacacatacatacacatatgcacatcacacacacatatatacacatatacacaaatacatacacacatgcacacacccatacatacatacacatatgctatcacacacatatacacacatatgcacacacatacatacacacaaacacacacatgcacacacacatatgtacatatacctatgcacacacacatacatacacacaaaaacacatatacacacacatacaaacacacacacatgcacacacatacatacacacacaaatacacatatacacatgcacacacatatacatacacacatacacacaaaaacacatatacacacatatacacaaacacatacacacatgggcacacacatacacatatgcacatacacatatacacacatatgcacacacatacatacacacacaaacacacacatgcacacactcacacagatatgtacacatacatatgcacacacatacatacacacaaaaacacatatacacttacatacaaacacacatacacacatacacacacatacacacaaacacacacattcacacatacacacatgcacacacataaacacacacatatgcacacacaaacacacacataagcacatatgcacacaaacacatacacacacatttaaaataagttttataaaaggaatataaaaccAGAGAAAGGGGAGATATACAGTAAAAAGGTACCTTGTGGACATGACAAAACCAttgcactcacaaacacactgGACCCCCCTAAACATTCCAACATGGCTGACAGAAAGGCCAGTGAGTCCCTTCCTCCTGAGGACTACTGCCAATTAATGGCTGTTGGGGAAGGTGCATCTGTGCATATTTTAGTAGACATATATGCTATGTAAGTAgcttacattttgtttttgttgtttcacaAATGACGGTAAAGGAACTATTCCTTGAAGAACATATTTATGCGGCTGCTTCAGTGTAGTTTCGAAGTAAATTATGCAAGTTGAAAGCTGTGTCAAAAGTATGCTTGCTTAATTTTTCATAGACTTTGTCAAATTATTCTCTGGGTGGTTTATAAATGTTGACAATCACCAACCATACATGAAAGACTCTATTCTCCATCAGGGGGGAACTGTCGATGGTCTCTGTTTATGtgtcacataaataaatatgtctGTATTTCAAACAATGAACTGGAGTCCTGACGGCCATGATCTGAATAGCAATGCCTCCCCCCACGTATGTTCAAGTGCTCACCTAAAAGTAACAGTACAAAACGGCGCTCTGTAGGGATTGCTCAGGTCTT
This genomic interval from Rattus norvegicus strain BN/NHsdMcwi chromosome 17, GRCr8, whole genome shotgun sequence contains the following:
- the LOC120097741 gene encoding zinc finger protein 57-like isoform X1 codes for the protein MSGDSQLPVTPASGRVDISHPAGVCGSTHTHTHTHTHKYTYTHAHTYTYTHTHKNTYAHIHKYIHTCTHTYIHICIHIYIHTYTQKHICTHIHKYIHTCTHTYIHTHMHTHIHTHIHTKTHMHTYTQIHTHMHTHIHTYTYAHTYTYTHTHKNTYAHIYTNTYTHAHTHTYIHICTHIYIHTYTQKHICTHIHKYINACTHIHTYTYAHHTHTYTQIHTHMHTHIHTHMHITHTYIHIYTNTYTHAHTHTYIHICYHTHIHTYAHTYIHTNTHMHTHICTYTYAHTHTYTQKHIYTHIQTHTHAHTYIHTQIHIYTCTHIYIHTYTQKHICTHTQIHTHMHTHIHTYTYAYTYTYTHTHKNTYAHIYTNTYTHAHTHTYIHICTHIYIHTYTQKHICTHIHKYIHTCTHTYIHTHMHTHIHTHIHTKTHMHTYTQIHKRMHTHTYIHICTSHTHIHKYIHTCTHTYIHICTSHTHIYTYTQIHTHMHTPIHTYTYAITHIYTHMHTHTYTQTHTCTHTYVHIPMHTHIHTHKNTYTHTYKHTHMHTHTYTHKYTYTHAHTYTYTHTHKNTYTHIYTNTYTHGHTHTHMHIHIYTHMHTHTYTHKHTHAHTHTDMYTYICTHIHTHKNTYTLTYKHTYTHTHTYTQTHTFTHTHMHTHKHTHMHTQTHT
- the LOC120097741 gene encoding histidine-rich glycoprotein-like isoform X2; its protein translation is MHTHIHTHMHTHIHTHIHTKTHMHTYTQIHTHMHTHIHTYTYAHTYTYTHTHKNTYAHIYTNTYTHAHTHTYIHICTHIYIHTYTQKHICTHIHKYIHTCTHTYIHTHMHTHIHTHIHTKTHMHTYTQIHKRMHTHTYIHICTSHTHIYTNTYTHAHTHTYTYAHHTHIYTHIHKYIHTCTHPYIHTHMLSHTYTHICTHIHTHKHTHAHTHMYIYLCTHTYIHTKTHIHTHTNTHTCTHIHTHTNTHIHMHTHIHTHIHTKTHMHTYTNTYTHAHTHTYIHICIHIYIHTYTQKHICTHIHKYIHTCTHTYIHTHMHTHIHTHIHTKTHMHTYTQIHTHMHTHIHTYTYAHTYTYTHTHKNTYAHIYTNT